One region of Eubalaena glacialis isolate mEubGla1 chromosome 6, mEubGla1.1.hap2.+ XY, whole genome shotgun sequence genomic DNA includes:
- the LOC133093250 gene encoding olfactory receptor 5AC1-like, whose protein sequence is MVANKTLVTEFILTGLTDLPRLQVPLFLVFLVIYLTTMVGNLGLIFLIWKDPHLHTPMYLFLGSLAFADACSSSSVTPKMLMNFLSMNHMISLFECISQFYIFASSANTECFLLVVMAYDRYVAICNPLLYPVVISNIFCTQLLGVSYIIGFLHPLMHVGLLFRLTFCKSNVIDYFYCEILQLFKISCTDPRVNMLLVFIFSVFIQSFTFMSIIISYCYVFFTIRKMKCEKGRSKAFSTCSAHLLSVSLFYGTLFFMYVHPGSEPAENQDKLYSLFYTIIIPLLNPFIYSLRNKEVIGALRRIMNK, encoded by the coding sequence ATGGTGGCAAACAAGACACTGGTGACTGAGTTCATTCTCACTGGACTTACAGATCTTCCAAGGCTGCAGGTTCCCCTGTTCCTGGTGTTCTTGGTGATCTATCTCACCACGATGGTGGGCAACCTTGGACtgatttttctcatctggaaGGACCCCCATCTTCACACACCCATGTACTTATTTCTGGGCAGTTTAGCCTTTGCAGATGCTTGTTCTTCATCCTCTGTGACTCCCAAAATGCTAATGAATTTCTTATCTATGAATCATATGATATCCCTGTTTGAGTGCATCtcccaattttatatttttgcttccaGTGCAAACACAGAATGTTTCCTCCTGGTGGTGATGGCCTATGACCGCTATGTGGCCATATGCAACCCCTTGCTTTATCCAGTGGTGATTTCCAATATCTTCTGCACTCAATTATTAGGTGTCTCTTATATTATCGGGTTTCTTCATCCTCTGATGCATGTGGGTTTGTTATTTAGATTAACTTTCTGCAAGTCCAATGTAATAGATTATTTCTACTGTGAAATTTTACAACTATTTAAGATTTCCTGTACTGATCCTAGAGTTAATATGCTcctggtttttatattttcagtctTTATACAGTCTTTCACTTTTATGAGTATCATTATCTCTTACTGCTATGTCTTCTTCACCATCCGGAAAATGAAGTGTGAAAAGGGCAGGAGCAAAGCCTTCTCCACGTGCAGTGCCCACCTGCTCTCTGTTTCCTTGTTCTATGGCACGCTCTTCTTCATGTATGTGCATCCTGGGTCTGAACCAGCTGAAAATCAGGATAaactatattctttattttatacaatCATAATTCCTCTGCTAAATCCTTTTATTTATAGTCTGAGGAACAAAGAGGTTATAGGTGCCTTGAGGAGAATAATGAATAAGTAA